The window CGGTTAAATCGGCTACCGACGGTGTCGACATTATCTTTCACGAAGCCGCAGTCGTGAGCGTGGCTGAATCAATCAAAGACCCGACGCAGTGTCACCGTGTTAGCGTCAACGGGACGCTCAACGTCTTCGAACAGGCCCGCGCCAACGACGCGCGGGTCGTCCTCGCATCGAGCGCCGCCATCTACGGGGATCCTGAAACAGTACCAGTCCCCGAGTGTGCGCAGAAAGACCCCAACTCACCGTACGGAATCAGCAAACTGACGGTCGATCAGTACGCACAGCGATATCGAGAACTGTACGGTGTCGAGACCGTCTCGCTCCGTTATTTCAACGTCTACGGCCCCGGACAGGTCGCGGGCGACTACAGCGGCGTCATCAGTGTGTTCCTTGATCAATCCCAGCGCGGCGAACCGCTCACCGTCCACGGGGAAGGAACGCAGACGAGGGATTTCGTCCACGTTGACGACGTCGTACAGGCCAACCTCCTCGCCGCCACCACCGACCACGTCGGCGAAGCGTACAATATCGGCACGGGGACGCGAATCAGCATCGACGAACTCGCGCGAACGGTGCGAAACGTGTCCGATTCTCCATCGGACATAACGCACACGGAACCGCGAGACGGGGACATCGAACACAGCGGTGCCGACATCACGAAAGCGCAGAAACAACTCGGATATCGACCGACCGTTGAACTCGGTGACGGACTCGCCGACATGATGAGCGCGTAAACCGGTCGGCGAACGTTTTACTTTTTTTGCTTCCCCGCCTCCTTCCCGCGGGCGGTTAGCACCGTGTGCTCCCCGAGACGAGGACGAGCGGGTCGTCGCTACTGACCGTGTAAACGACGTTTCGTCGTTCGACCAATCGGTCGTATTGCGTCGCGTTGACCGTGGCCGGTGACGCTGGAAACAGTTGTGCGCCGACCGTCGTCCACGACCGCTGTGCGACGACCGGACAGTTCGGCGGCGCGGTTCCACCCCGCAACCATTCGTAAATCGGCGTGTATCGAGCATCAGTACCCGTGTAATAGTTCGTGGCTAAAATGGCGATGTGGCCATCGCTCGCCCACTGGCCCGGAACGTGGTTCGAGGTGAACGTCGCGGTTTGCAGTTCCGCGGGCGTCACCGTCGGCTGTGCGGGCGTGGCGCGAAGCCCCGCAAACGCGAGCGGCGAGCTGACGACGAGACAGAGGAGCAGGAGGGGCACAGCGGCACGTCGAAGCCGTCGATAGCCGGACGACTGACTCGTCCGCCGGAAACCGATATCCACGGCCGCCAGTGCCGCGAGAATGGCGACCGAAAGGTGCAGATAAATCTGTCCGCGAGCGGCGATGTCCTGATACTCGACGGTCGGATTTCCACTCAAGGCGAACCCGACGAGAACAATAGGAGCGAACAGGAGCGCGGTCGCAACGCTACTCTCCCGACCCGTCACGTATGGGAGTCCCCAGACGGCCACGAATCCGACAAGCAACAGCGGTGCGGTCAGCGCCACCGCGAGCGGTTCCGTGCTTGCGGTCCCGGGGAATACCGGGAGGAACAAGTTGGCGAGGAAGACGAGCGCGCCGCCGACGAGTATCGCGCTTGGGACGACGCGTTGGATGGTTGGCGTCGTCGTCGGAAGCCAGACGAGCAGTGCCACAAGGACGATTCCCCACGCAACGAACAGGCCGGGAAGGGCTGTCAATCGCCCAACTTCGTTGAGTCCGGCGATAGCGTAGTAGCTTCCGAGATACGCCCAGAAGCCGACGAGGATGCCGCCGCCGAGAACCCCGCCGCGAGCGGTCGGACGAAAGAGGAACGAGACGAATATCGCCGTTACAACCAGCGCGCCGACCATCGACGCCAAGTTATGCGTGATCGGGAGGAGGCCAACGAGCAGTATCGAGAAACCCGCCCACCCGAAACGGGCGGTGTGGACCGTTCGGTGGAACGCAAGCGCGAGCAAAACGACGAAGAGCAAACCGAGTCCTTCGCTGGTGACCGCGACTGACCGACCGAGATAGATTCCCTCGACTGCGAGGAAGAGCCCGGCGAGAATCGCCGTTCGTCCGACGTGCGCTCCCGTCCAGCCGAGTCGTTCCGCGAATCGTCGTGCGATAGCGGCGACAACGAGGCAGGGAACGGCCCCGATGACCGCGATGAGCGGCTGTGCGATGACGATCGGGCGAACGCCGGTCATCGTACTCGCCGCGGCCACGAACGTGGTGAACGCGTACTCGTCAGGATTCAATTTCGACCGGGCGGGGAAGTGGCCCTGTGCGATGGTCTCCTGTGCGAGCGCAACGAAGTGGAACCCGTCGAGATTGTACGGGAGCGGCGTCCAGTATAGCGGTAGCGTCCGCACTGCGACCGCGACGGCGAAGACAGCGAGCGCGCCGACGACTAACGGTCGTCGGTCACTCATCGGCATCATCTCCTGACGCCGCACGACGCTCGCGTGCTGGCGTCTCGACGAGCAGTGGTGCGGGAGCACCCGCCAGGAGCGATTTCGCCACGACGAACACGCTGACAAGCAACAGGCCGAAACATCCAGCGACGACGCCAATGATGACCGGTGCGGTCACGCTCGGCGCGGCCCGAACGCCGTAGAAGACGAGCTGTCCACTTCGGGAGAGAGCGACGACGACCAGGGTCGCGACACCGAGTGCACCGCTCACAGCGACGACACCCACTTTGAGTGCGTCTTCGAGGAGCAAGGAAAGAACGCGCTTGTGTGAGGCACCTGTGGCTCGGCGGATGCCGATACTCCGTCGATGGGAGTGAACGACGTACGCGACCGTCGCGGTCGTACCGCCGACGGTCATCGCTCCCGCGAGACAGAGGACAACGACGACGAGGAGAGACAGATTACCGAACACCGTCCGAACGGCAGTTCCTATCGCCGACGTCCCCTCGGCACCGCCGCTTGCAACCGCAGCAACGACTCGCTCGTCGCCAGAGACGACGTATTTCGTCTGCGCCAATGTGCGACCGTCGGCGGTCGCCGTAAGCTGGTGACTTCCCGGTGATTTCCGATCAAGTCGGACGACTACCGGTCGGCGCGCGCCGGGCGAAAGTGTGAGAGTTCGGCGGTGCGTTTCGGTTCCGTCGACGAGTTCGACAGTTCGCTGGAGCGTCTCGTTCCACGGATTGTACAGCGTGAGACGGGCGCTTGGGCGCGTCAGTATACCGGGGTTCTTCGGCTCGACTCGGAATCGCGAGGAGAGCGTTCGATCGGCCTGTTCCGAAACGAGCACCTCCTGCGTCGTCTCCTTGTTCCCATGTTCGACCTGAACGGTTGTCGGCCCAGTCGCCGCGAATCGAACCCGGACTCGTCCGTTTCCATCGGTTCGAACCGTTTCGTTCCCGACGGAAACACTCGCGTTTTCGATGGCGGCACCGGTCGCATTGACCACTCTGACAAGCGGCGTGCTACCGGGCGGTGCGCGCTTCGGAACACCACGGACGGCAATGGAATCTCGTGCGGCGACGGAGACTGGTTGTCGGTACGACCCGACTCTGAGCGTGAACGTTCCAGTCCGGTTGGTCGGTATCTGCGCCGTCACCGTGATGCGTTCGTTGGCCTTGACCGAGGTCGTAACCGAATCCGAGTACGCTCCAAACCGTATCGGTATCGTTCGCGTTGCGGTTCCCGTGCCGAAATTTTTGAGGTGGATTTGAGCAGTCATGGTGTTGTCTGCGGTGACCGTCGAAGGAGTGGTAACGTCAAGAACGGCGACCGAGTTCCGAGCGTCGAACTGTTCGGTGGAGTTCGCGGTTCGAATTAGGTGTACCCGTCCCTGCTCAACCCTCGAAAGGTGCCGTGCGACCGGGAGCGAAACGAGGAGTTGGTCGTCGAGGGTGCCGGTGGCGGAGTACATGCCGACGACGCGAACCCGCGCGACCGCCGTGTCCGTACTCCCCCCGACCGTGAGCGTCTCATTGAGTTCGATGTTGAGGGTTCGTGCGAGGTCGGCACCGACGACCGCTTCGTCCGCGTGCTGTGGTCGTTGACCCGATTCCAGCGTTGCGCCCGAAACGTTCTCGAACGACGAGTAGTCCGCGCCGCGGACGAGCATCGGTTGCCCTTCGTGAACCGTAAACGAGAGTATTTCGGGGCTCGCGCTCATCCCCTGTTTTCGAAGGACGTTCGCGTACTCTGCCGGAATTTTGCTTGCGATGGGATGTGCGGCGTTCGGGTCGGAAATCGTGGTTCCGCTTGTTGTCGTCGATGTGGCGACGACGGTGCCGACCGAGGCAACCAGAATCACGGCGGTCACGAACACAGCGAGCGTTCCAAGACTTGGGACGAGAAGCCGCCAGTCGAGCACGCTGAGCGACCCGAGATCCCTGTTTCGAGACGGTATTCGAACGGATTTTCTCCCGTTTGGGAGGCTATCGGCCCGCGCCGGTAACCGTTGGACAGCGGGACGAACTGCGAGAACGCCCGCCACCACGCCGATGACGACGATGCCCGCGTACATCGGGAGGAGGACACTGGCGAGTCGAGTCGTTACCCGCGTCTGGAGCGACGTCGGAACGCCCGCCGAGACGCCAATGCTCACTGCGACGTTCGTGAGAATGACACCGGCGGCGTAGCCGAGAAGCGTCCCCACGAGCGCGAGCGCTCCGGTTCGCGCTCCAAACAGGAGGACGAGGCTCCGTCGTGACCCTCCCGTAGACCGAATGACCCGGATGGCTCGGAGCCGGTCACGGACGGTCATCCGAGTGATACCGAACACGACCACACCGACGATGATTCCGACCCCGATGGCCATCATCTGGAGGACGGAAAGAACATGCTGCGTCCCGATTACGAAAAACGAAAATGCGGAGCGAAGGGGCGTTCCGCCGCCGTTGGACGAGGACGGCGGTTCGACGACGAATGCGCCGGTCACGCCGAACCGCTCAACTGTTTCGGTCGAAGCGGTGTACCAGTGCGGCGGAAAGATTCCGTTCGACCGATTCTGCGGAACTACCTGTACGGTTCGGCGAGCGTTTGTGCCCGCGAGAGTTCGGTTCGTCGGTGCTCGGATGCTCTCGAGGGCGACCCCGTTTTGGGGCGGCGACGCTATCGCAATCGACGTTCGGTTCCGAAATTCGCGTGTAGTGTCGGACGGCACTCCGACTACGTAGGCGTCGGTATCATTGGGCTCCGTGACGACCGCGACGGGAACGACGAGCGCGTCGTCGCCGTTCGACGCTTGTGCTGACGCCATCGACTCGTAGTAGATCGCCTGTCCGTTCACGTCGTACTCGTCGGCGATGGCCGCGGTCTGTGCCCCCATGGCTCCGACGACCAGCGTCGTTCCGGTAAGAAACGCGACGGTCGTCGCAATGACAACGATGGCCAACGAGTCCCGTCGTGACCACCGCGTGAGCAACAGTCGTCGGTACCCCATGATGTTACCCCCGCTGGCGCGCCGTGGTGTTCGCCGTCGAGTTCGTTCCGGAAACCGAAATCCAGAGGTGGGTTTCCTCGTCGGCGTTCGAAACCGTCGGGGATTGCGGAACCGACCCCTTGTACAGAAGGAAAACGAGTCGCAGTCTCTCGCCGGTCATGGTCGGGTCGATGGAGCGTTCCGTTCGCCATGTCTGACTGGAGTCGAGCGGGCGCTGTGCCCGCCACAGTTCGTCGCGTTCCGTCACCGTACTGGCGTTCCCGCCGGAGACGCGCTGGAGTTGCGTGACAATAGTGTAGGAGACGGGATGATGTTCGACGTTCTTGACGCCGACGTGTATCGGCTTCGACTCGCCGCGACTGAAGTTGGTCGGATAATCGCTTGCGGTGAGGGTTCCGGACTCGTTCTCGGTAAGTAGATAGAATTTCGTGTAGGAATCGCCCTGTTTCGGAGCCCCGACTGCGTAGCCGATACTCACGACCGAGAAGAGGAGCACGACGACCAAACCGACATTCAAAATCATGTCGGTACGCGTCTCCGTGTCGAAGAGTTCGGCTCGGGCCGCACTGACCCAGTCACCGAAGGATGGATCGACACAGCGGTCGTCGGATACCCGCTTTCGACGAATAGCCGCGGCGACCGACCCGACAATCGCAATTCCACCGGTTGTGAGCGTTATCGGAGCGGGACGAATGCCCGTGTCCGTTAGGTGGAGCGCGATGCCGACGAAAACGACAACGGCGATACTGATGCTAATCGAGAGGACGACCCGTTCGAGTCCGTCAATACCGTGCTTTGCCTCTGCATTGTCCGACTCGTTCGACCCCGTCCGCAGTGGGAACACCGCGGCGACGAGAGCGTATCCGGGGAGGACGAAGACGAGAAGGGAACCGAACAACAACTGTAGCGGCGTCCCGCGGGTTACCGGAAGCAAAACAGTCGCACAAGCGGCCAGAGAAAGGAGAGAAACGAACAGCAGATCGGCTGGAAGGGAGCCAACTGTT of the Haladaptatus cibarius D43 genome contains:
- a CDS encoding FtsX-like permease family protein, with product MGYRRLLLTRWSRRDSLAIVVIATTVAFLTGTTLVVGAMGAQTAAIADEYDVNGQAIYYESMASAQASNGDDALVVPVAVVTEPNDTDAYVVGVPSDTTREFRNRTSIAIASPPQNGVALESIRAPTNRTLAGTNARRTVQVVPQNRSNGIFPPHWYTASTETVERFGVTGAFVVEPPSSSNGGGTPLRSAFSFFVIGTQHVLSVLQMMAIGVGIIVGVVVFGITRMTVRDRLRAIRVIRSTGGSRRSLVLLFGARTGALALVGTLLGYAAGVILTNVAVSIGVSAGVPTSLQTRVTTRLASVLLPMYAGIVVIGVVAGVLAVRPAVQRLPARADSLPNGRKSVRIPSRNRDLGSLSVLDWRLLVPSLGTLAVFVTAVILVASVGTVVATSTTTSGTTISDPNAAHPIASKIPAEYANVLRKQGMSASPEILSFTVHEGQPMLVRGADYSSFENVSGATLESGQRPQHADEAVVGADLARTLNIELNETLTVGGSTDTAVARVRVVGMYSATGTLDDQLLVSLPVARHLSRVEQGRVHLIRTANSTEQFDARNSVAVLDVTTPSTVTADNTMTAQIHLKNFGTGTATRTIPIRFGAYSDSVTTSVKANERITVTAQIPTNRTGTFTLRVGSYRQPVSVAARDSIAVRGVPKRAPPGSTPLVRVVNATGAAIENASVSVGNETVRTDGNGRVRVRFAATGPTTVQVEHGNKETTQEVLVSEQADRTLSSRFRVEPKNPGILTRPSARLTLYNPWNETLQRTVELVDGTETHRRTLTLSPGARRPVVVRLDRKSPGSHQLTATADGRTLAQTKYVVSGDERVVAAVASGGAEGTSAIGTAVRTVFGNLSLLVVVVLCLAGAMTVGGTTATVAYVVHSHRRSIGIRRATGASHKRVLSLLLEDALKVGVVAVSGALGVATLVVVALSRSGQLVFYGVRAAPSVTAPVIIGVVAGCFGLLLVSVFVVAKSLLAGAPAPLLVETPARERRAASGDDADE
- a CDS encoding NAD-dependent epimerase/dehydratase family protein encodes the protein MLVTGGAGFIGSHIAERLADSNRVRILDNLSSGTVSNVPEGTELYEGDVCDPETVKSATDGVDIIFHEAAVVSVAESIKDPTQCHRVSVNGTLNVFEQARANDARVVLASSAAIYGDPETVPVPECAQKDPNSPYGISKLTVDQYAQRYRELYGVETVSLRYFNVYGPGQVAGDYSGVISVFLDQSQRGEPLTVHGEGTQTRDFVHVDDVVQANLLAATTDHVGEAYNIGTGTRISIDELARTVRNVSDSPSDITHTEPRDGDIEHSGADITKAQKQLGYRPTVELGDGLADMMSA
- a CDS encoding DUF1616 domain-containing protein yields the protein MPSNTGSRLLARRTVGSLPADLLFVSLLSLAACATVLLPVTRGTPLQLLFGSLLVFVLPGYALVAAVFPLRTGSNESDNAEAKHGIDGLERVVLSISISIAVVVFVGIALHLTDTGIRPAPITLTTGGIAIVGSVAAAIRRKRVSDDRCVDPSFGDWVSAARAELFDTETRTDMILNVGLVVVLLFSVVSIGYAVGAPKQGDSYTKFYLLTENESGTLTASDYPTNFSRGESKPIHVGVKNVEHHPVSYTIVTQLQRVSGGNASTVTERDELWRAQRPLDSSQTWRTERSIDPTMTGERLRLVFLLYKGSVPQSPTVSNADEETHLWISVSGTNSTANTTARQRG